The genomic segment AAAAGTGTTCACTAATAGTGTCGCACTTTAGTTGAATCGTTTATAATCCGCCTCGCCAAGGGGTGTTTGCGCTTTTCTCGTAAACTGAGATGTCTTATGACAAACCCTTAGAACCTGATCCGGCTAATACCGGCGTAGGAATGGGCTGCATGCTTTACTTGCTATTTTTGTCATGGATGCACAAACTAATTCACTATGCTTGCCGGATCTCAAAATGAATATTTGAGGTCCTATGTCTTTATTTAAATCAAAATCGCCTTTGGCGGTTGCCATTCTCGCCGCTTTATCTACTTCAGCTGTCGCTCAAACTGAAAATATTGAACGTGTTGCACCTAATGCCGAAAAAATGGAAGTAATTGTTGTTAACGCTGACTTTAGTGGTGTTGAACTTGAAAAAGTTCCATCGAGTGTCACTGTCATTGATAGCCAACAATTACAAGATGAAGGTGCTCAACATTTCGAAGACGTATTAAATTCAATCGCCAATTTTAACTGGTCTGGTGGCAGCTCGCGTCCTAAATATTTTCAAATTCGTGGTGTCGGTGAGCAAGAAGAATATCAAGGTGCGCCTAATTCATCGGTTGGTTTTATTGTTGATGATATCGATCTCTCGGGTATCGGCATGGTTTCTAGCATGTACGATATGCAACAAGTTGAAGTCCTTCGTGGACCTCAAGGTACCCAATACGGTGCTAATGCATTAGCGGGTTTAATATATTTAAAAAGTAACGATCCGACGGATGTGTTTGAGCATGGCGCCCAAGTGTCACTTGGTGATGACGACTTACAAACATTTTCTGGTTTTAGCTCTGGCCCACTGAGCGATTCAGGCAAATTATTATATCGCGTATCGCTTGAGCAGCACTCACAAAATGGCTACCGCGATAATACATATCTTGAGCGCGAAGATACCAATGCCCGTGATGAGTTTACCGCTCGTGCAAAATTACGCTGGTATGCTGCTGAAAATGTCCAATTAGACTTAACTTTACTGCATGCAAATTTTGACAATGGCTATGATGCATGGACATTAGACAATAATGGTTTTGAAACCATTACTGACAAGCCAGGGGTAGACAGCCAAAAAACCACAGGTGTAGGCTTTAAAGCGATTTTCTCTCAATTCGATACGTTTGAATTAACCTCATTGACCTCATATGCACAAACAGACCATCATCATAATTACGATGGTGACTGGGCTAACCCTGATTACTGGGCATCAAAAGAATGTCCAGCTTATGACGAGAATTGGGCTGTAATTGGTACTGAACCATGTGTTTATGATTACACTTGGGACAAACAAGGCGATCGTAAAACCATTTCTCAAGAATTCCGCATTAGCTCAAATGATGCAGGTCGAATCTTTAATGATTCTACAGACTGGTTAGTGGGTTTATATGGCATGAACCTTCAAGAAGATAATGACTTATATTCTGAATACAATGGCTGGCCAGATGAAGTGTTAGTGTCAGAGTATGAAGCAACTAACTATGCCATTTTTGGACAAACCGACACTCAGTTTGGTGACGGTTATGTATTTTCTGCAGGTCTTCGTTTAGAACGCAGAGAAAGCGAATACAGTGACAGTAACGGTGATGAGTTTAGCCCAAGTGAGAACATGTGGGGCGGACATTTAGCCATTTCTAAAGTGTTAACTGATGATCATAACGCTTACTTTAGAATTGCTCGAGGTTACAAAGCGGGTGGCTTTAACATGACATTGCCGCCTGAATTGTCTGATAAAAAAGAGTTCGATGCTGAAACCTTATATAACTACGAACTAGGTTTGAAATCGACATGGCTTGATGGCGATGTAGCAACCAATGTTGCAGTGTTCTATATGGATCGTCAAAACCAACAAGTTTCAGCATCTCAACAAGATCCTGATGATCAGCAGCGCTTTATTCTATACACAGAAAATGCTGGCAGTGCTAAAAACTATGGCGCCGAGGCTGACTTTAATTATTATGCTACTGAAAATATACAATTTTATGGTAGCGTCGGTTGGTTAGAAACTGAGTATGGTGATTATCAATATAATGATAAATATGGCAACGTTATTGATTTAACGGGTCGAGATCAAGCACATGCACCTAAATTTACTTACAGTGCAGGCATGAGCTATGTGAGCGACTCCGGCTGGTTTACTAACCTAAATGCGAGTGGCAAAAGTGACTTTTATTACTCAGATAGTAATGAATCTAAGTCAGATGCCTATACTATTTTCAATGCACGAATTGGTTATGAATCTCAAATGTGGTCAGCATACTTATGGGGTAGAAACCTATTTGATGAGCAATATGGCGTCAGAGGTTTTTACTTCGGTAACGAACCTGATCTCGATTGGGCCGACAAGCAATACGTCAGATACGGTGACCCTCGTCAATTAGGCATTACATTAGATGTGAAGTTTATGTAGAAATGATAGATCATTATTGAAGATAATTTCTTTAATAATTACAACAGTTTTACGCTATGTAACAGTAAAATACCGCCATAGTTTGCTAAACTATGGCGGTATTTAATTTAGTGTAATATCGAGGAATGTAGAATGAAATTAACTGCTGAAATCAGTATGTACCCGTTTAACGAAAACTACTTAGATCCCATTAAATGGTTTATAGGCCGTGTAGACAGTTATAGCAATATTGAAAGAAAAACCAATGCGATGGCCACCCAAGTATGTGGTGAATATGCAGATGTGATGTCTATGCTCGCTGTAGAAATGGAAGCTGCTCACCAAAAGTGGGGCAAAGCGGTATTTGTGTGTAAGTTCATTGGTGGTGAGCTGGATTTGAGTCACACTGAATAACTAAAAAACTGCTGTATTAGCAAATAATAAGAAGTTAACACTATGCTTGATGAGATTTTACAACCAATACAAACGGCGATATCTGAAGCGTCAGCAATGACCGGATGGGAGGCTATTGCGGTTATATTGGCGATCGCCTATTTAGTCCTAGCCATGAGAACGAATATCTGGTGCTGGGCTGCGGCGTTTGTCAGCACGGCAATATACACAGTGTTGTTTTGGAAAGTCTCTTTATTAATGGAGTCGGTGTTAAACGTTTATTATATGGCGATGGCGGTTTATGGTTTTTGGCTATGGCGATACGGTCAAAAAGAGACTGACAATACCGAGCTACCTATTGTCAGTTGGTCATTACAAACTCACCTAATAATTATTGGTGTGACTACTGTTATAGCTTTGGTTGTCGGCTACCTTATGGCAAATAACACCTCAGCATCGTTTCCTTACCTTGATGCATTAACAACATGCTTTGCAGTAATGACGACTTACTTAGTGGCTAAAAAAGTGATTGAAAACTGGTATTACTGGATGGTGATTAACTCGCTGTCGATTTATTTATATTTGCAAAAAGGCTTAATGCTAACGTCTGGTTTATTGATTTTATATCTCTTTATGGCCATTAGCGGTTACTTCATGTGGCGTAAAAAAATGCAGCAAGATAATGGTGTCACATCCATATCACTTAACAAAAGTGCCTGTTAATCATTGTTATGAATATGGATGAACCTTGGGAATATCTACCAAATGCACTAAAACAGGCCTTACCGCCAGCATTAGCATTATTGATTAGCCAACATTGTACTCGGGTTGAAAAGTTATCTACTGGACTCAGTAACACGAATTATCATTTGCACATGGATGGCAAAGATTGGGTTGTTAGAGATAATCTATCCATAGCACAGTGGTGTGATAGAAATAATGAAGTCGATTGCTGGAAAAATGTCGCGGCGATGTCCATTGCGCCCACATTATTATGGATCAGTGACGACAAACGTTTTTATATCAGTGAGTTTATTCAGCAGGTGCAATTTGACTGGTCAACCATTTACGATGAGTTTGGTTTTAACCAGCCTCTAAGGCCTACTCAGTCAATTTACCCCGTCGATCCCGTCCCATTACTATTGCAATTACTCAATCAGCTTATAACACTACCATTACCCGACAAAGTGGTGAGCTTGTCAGGGCAGTGGCAAATATATCTTGATGATTTACTTCGTCTAGCGCAATCTCAGCAGGCAGGATTATTAACCCAATATCATGCTGATTGGCGCGCTAACTTTCAGCAATTATTAGCCATGCAGCCACAGATGGATGTTTGGGTTAATGATGCCGAGTCTTGTTTAATTTCACCACAATTTTGTCATCGAGATTTAACGCCCTTTAATCTTTTACTTAAGCAAGACAAACTGGTTTGCATCGATTTTGAATATTGCGCGACCAGTCATCCGATGTTTGATCTCGCCTCGGTGATTGCTTCTCATCCTTTAACACCACAACAAACGGATGAGCTAACATCACAATACTTGTCATTACACCCTAATTTATCGGTTGATGCGCCAAAATTCATGCTTCAAATGATGAACATATTTTGGATGTATTCTGCAGCTTGGGCGTTAATGATGGCAGGCAGGAGCTTGTTAGATGCCAAAGAGCACGATGAAGAAATTGCATCATATTTTATCTTGTTCAACAAATACCTATCTTTAATCTCATAAGCCTATTATTCTTAATTTAGTATCGCTAATTAGGGAGAATGCAAGTTGAAAAAGTCATTGATTCCATTGTTGCTGGTGATGTTTCTGGCGGGTTGTTCCACCAAATTTAGTTATTTTTTTCTTGATTGGGCTATTGAGTGGCGAGTTGAAGAATACGTTACCTTCGATGATGAGCAGCAAGAAAAGTTTGATGTATTACTGGATAAATTTCTGGTTTGGCATCAAAAAGATGAATTAGTTCGATACAGTAGTCAATTAACATCCTTATCAGTCGCCATCGAAAATCAAACCTTAACGCCCGAAATGTGGCAGCAACAAGTTGTTGACGCTAAAGCGCATTGGTTTCGTATTTTTAATTTTGTGTTACCTGATTTATTACCGATTTTATCCAGCTTTAGTGATGAACAAGCAGATGAGCTAATTGCTCAGCTCAAGAAAGATAACCAAGAACTTAACCAAAAGTATGCAGGTAAAACTCAACTACAATTAGTTAACGAATCAAATGAAAAGCTTCAAGACCGTATGGATGATTGGTTAGGTTCAGTATCTGATGAACAAGCAGCATTAGTTGCTGAATATAATCAACAACGTGTGGCGACCTTGGATATGTGGTTAGAGTACCGTTTAGATTGGTTAAGGCAATTTCAAGTTGCAATCGAGCAGAGGGATGAAACGGCATTACTTGAACAAAGAATGCGTCTATTAATGACCAATCCTGATGAATTAAAATCTGCAGCTTATCAACAACATGTGGAACAAAATACCCAATTATTTGGCCAACTTATTATTAAAATCAACCAAAGTTTAAGTCCTAAACAGCGTAAACATTTTACTCGTAAGATGTCTGAATTAATTGAAGATTTAAGTGACTTATCTAAAGAAATTAAATAAACCCCACTATGTGAAATGCATTTTTAGTAGTGGTAATTGAAAGTTTTTTTCTACGTATTAGGTCTAGTGAGACAGAAGATACTATTTAAGGGAATGAACATGGTAAATTTATACCAACAATTTTTAGGATTTTTGAAGCATATTGAAGGCTTAGCCCCATTAGCACTTAGAATTTATTTAGCGCCAGTGTTAATGCAAGCTGGTTATAACAAACTATCTCACTTTAGCGATACAGCAGCTTGGTTCGGTAACCCAGACTGGGGCTTGGGTTTACCTTTTCCTGAAGTGATGACCGCATTGGCTGCAGGGACAGAGTTTTTTGGTGGATTTTTATTGTTAATAGGTCTGGCGACGCGATTAGTTGCGATTCCAATGATGTTCACTATGTTTGTGGCGGCGTTTGCTGTACATATTGATAATGGCTGGCTTGCTATAGCGGATGCGAGTTCATGGTTAGCGAATGATAATGTTGCTGCGTCTGCAGAAAAACTGGCGGCAGCCAAGTCGATTCTTCAGCAGCATGGTAATTATGACTGGCTGACGAGCTCAGGTAACTTCGTCATACTTAATAACGGTATTGAATTTGCCATTACGTATTTGTTCATGTTGCTTGCATTACTTATGCTTGGCGGTGGTCGCTACACCAGTGTTGATCACTTTATTGGCAAACGATTTTTATCTTAATCTGCCTTTTCTGAAAAACAATGCAATTAAAAAATCCCACGTTAATGTGGGATTTTTGTTAATATCTTCCTGAATTCAGTAAAAAGGACACTCCATTGGACGCATCAGAATTATTACTTACTCGTCAATCTACACCACGATTAACCCTACCAGCACCGAGTGAATCTCAGCTTGATTTTATTCTTAACGCAGCGGCTCGGGTTCCCGATCATGCAGCATTGACGCCTTGGGAGTTTATTATTGCTACCGGTGATGGTTTGGATAAACTGGCCGAAGCGTTTGTAGAAGATGCAATAGCTAAAAACAAAGATGAAGCTTATATAGCGAAAGCAAAAGTGATGCCGCATCGCGCACCAATGGTCATTACGGTTGCCACCAAACAGCATGAGCATCCTAAAGTTCCGGTATTAGAGCAGCATATAGCAGCAGGTTGCGCCACGATGGCTATGCAGCAAGCTGCATTTTCGTTGGGATTGGGTGCAGTGTGGCGAACGGGCAGTTTTGCATTTAGTGACATTGTGAATAAAGCGCTTGGCTTAAATGCTGATGATCAAATCGTCGGTTTTTTATATATAGGTACACCAGCAGTTAAAGCACCAGTTAAGCCATTAAAACCAGGCCGTCAATTTACTCGTTATTTATAGGTGAAAGTAAATTGTGAATAATAAGTGGCGCAACAGATGGTTAGCCACTTATTAAGTTATTCTCTCGGATCTAACGAGTCTAGCGGCAGTAGGTTTTGAAACAGGTAATAACCTAGAGGCCCAAAAAATAGGCTTATGGTGCCCCATACATAACGTTTAACGTCGTCAATATGAGCCCCAGTAGTGATTGCGCGATAGCAAAACATAATGTGCAACATGATCAGTAATATGATCAGTAGCACAACCAAATCCATTTGTTCCATGTCTACATCCTTGAGCGCTGCCAAAAGACTAACTTAAGCTTAATCCTATTTTACTATTTAGCAGCTATTTCAATATAAAATCCATCTTATAGATGACATAAACTACTGCAGTCATTATTCATAATTCAAGGATGTTTGTGCATATATATACAAAAGGTTGATTTATCGTTGATTAAATAATCAATCTATCGAGCTTTTGGAATAATGGAGCTAACTATCT from the Shewanella japonica genome contains:
- a CDS encoding DUF6279 family lipoprotein, translated to MKKSLIPLLLVMFLAGCSTKFSYFFLDWAIEWRVEEYVTFDDEQQEKFDVLLDKFLVWHQKDELVRYSSQLTSLSVAIENQTLTPEMWQQQVVDAKAHWFRIFNFVLPDLLPILSSFSDEQADELIAQLKKDNQELNQKYAGKTQLQLVNESNEKLQDRMDDWLGSVSDEQAALVAEYNQQRVATLDMWLEYRLDWLRQFQVAIEQRDETALLEQRMRLLMTNPDELKSAAYQQHVEQNTQLFGQLIIKINQSLSPKQRKHFTRKMSELIEDLSDLSKEIK
- a CDS encoding YkoF family thiamine/hydroxymethylpyrimidine-binding protein produces the protein MKLTAEISMYPFNENYLDPIKWFIGRVDSYSNIERKTNAMATQVCGEYADVMSMLAVEMEAAHQKWGKAVFVCKFIGGELDLSHTE
- a CDS encoding phosphotransferase; protein product: MDEPWEYLPNALKQALPPALALLISQHCTRVEKLSTGLSNTNYHLHMDGKDWVVRDNLSIAQWCDRNNEVDCWKNVAAMSIAPTLLWISDDKRFYISEFIQQVQFDWSTIYDEFGFNQPLRPTQSIYPVDPVPLLLQLLNQLITLPLPDKVVSLSGQWQIYLDDLLRLAQSQQAGLLTQYHADWRANFQQLLAMQPQMDVWVNDAESCLISPQFCHRDLTPFNLLLKQDKLVCIDFEYCATSHPMFDLASVIASHPLTPQQTDELTSQYLSLHPNLSVDAPKFMLQMMNIFWMYSAAWALMMAGRSLLDAKEHDEEIASYFILFNKYLSLIS
- a CDS encoding DoxX family protein — protein: MNMVNLYQQFLGFLKHIEGLAPLALRIYLAPVLMQAGYNKLSHFSDTAAWFGNPDWGLGLPFPEVMTALAAGTEFFGGFLLLIGLATRLVAIPMMFTMFVAAFAVHIDNGWLAIADASSWLANDNVAASAEKLAAAKSILQQHGNYDWLTSSGNFVILNNGIEFAITYLFMLLALLMLGGGRYTSVDHFIGKRFLS
- a CDS encoding TonB-dependent receptor, yielding MSLFKSKSPLAVAILAALSTSAVAQTENIERVAPNAEKMEVIVVNADFSGVELEKVPSSVTVIDSQQLQDEGAQHFEDVLNSIANFNWSGGSSRPKYFQIRGVGEQEEYQGAPNSSVGFIVDDIDLSGIGMVSSMYDMQQVEVLRGPQGTQYGANALAGLIYLKSNDPTDVFEHGAQVSLGDDDLQTFSGFSSGPLSDSGKLLYRVSLEQHSQNGYRDNTYLEREDTNARDEFTARAKLRWYAAENVQLDLTLLHANFDNGYDAWTLDNNGFETITDKPGVDSQKTTGVGFKAIFSQFDTFELTSLTSYAQTDHHHNYDGDWANPDYWASKECPAYDENWAVIGTEPCVYDYTWDKQGDRKTISQEFRISSNDAGRIFNDSTDWLVGLYGMNLQEDNDLYSEYNGWPDEVLVSEYEATNYAIFGQTDTQFGDGYVFSAGLRLERRESEYSDSNGDEFSPSENMWGGHLAISKVLTDDHNAYFRIARGYKAGGFNMTLPPELSDKKEFDAETLYNYELGLKSTWLDGDVATNVAVFYMDRQNQQVSASQQDPDDQQRFILYTENAGSAKNYGAEADFNYYATENIQFYGSVGWLETEYGDYQYNDKYGNVIDLTGRDQAHAPKFTYSAGMSYVSDSGWFTNLNASGKSDFYYSDSNESKSDAYTIFNARIGYESQMWSAYLWGRNLFDEQYGVRGFYFGNEPDLDWADKQYVRYGDPRQLGITLDVKFM
- the pnuC gene encoding nicotinamide riboside transporter PnuC, with the protein product MLDEILQPIQTAISEASAMTGWEAIAVILAIAYLVLAMRTNIWCWAAAFVSTAIYTVLFWKVSLLMESVLNVYYMAMAVYGFWLWRYGQKETDNTELPIVSWSLQTHLIIIGVTTVIALVVGYLMANNTSASFPYLDALTTCFAVMTTYLVAKKVIENWYYWMVINSLSIYLYLQKGLMLTSGLLILYLFMAISGYFMWRKKMQQDNGVTSISLNKSAC
- a CDS encoding NAD(P)H nitroreductase, whose amino-acid sequence is MDASELLLTRQSTPRLTLPAPSESQLDFILNAAARVPDHAALTPWEFIIATGDGLDKLAEAFVEDAIAKNKDEAYIAKAKVMPHRAPMVITVATKQHEHPKVPVLEQHIAAGCATMAMQQAAFSLGLGAVWRTGSFAFSDIVNKALGLNADDQIVGFLYIGTPAVKAPVKPLKPGRQFTRYL